One genomic region from Cydia amplana chromosome Z, ilCydAmpl1.1, whole genome shotgun sequence encodes:
- the LOC134661298 gene encoding peptidyl-prolyl cis-trans isomerase — protein sequence MTSKPNSKRTIYVGGLSEEVNEKILNAAFVPFGELVDVQIPLDYETEKHRGFAFIEFENAEDALAAIDNMNDSELFGRTVRVNIAAPQRIKEGSTRPVWSEDTWLQKHAGETLPLAKDGAEDEAQEVSVSQANIIPAKPAEKRNPQVYFDISVSKQELGRIIIMLRADVVPKTAENFRALCTHEKGFGYQGSSFHRIIPDFMCQGGDFTNHNGTGGKSIYGRKFDDENFTLKHSGPGVLSMANSGPNSNGSQFFLCTAKTDWLDGKHVVFGHVISGLDLLKKIERYGSKSGTVSAKVIISNCGELQ from the exons ATGACAAGCAAACCTAATTCTAAGCGCACAATTTATGTCGGTGGCTTGTCTGAGgaagtaaatgagaaaattctTAACGCTGCGTTTGTGCCCTTCGGAGAGCTTGTTGATGTCCAAATACCACTGGATTATGAAACTGAGAAGCACAGAGGTTTTGCGTTTATTGAATTTGAGAACGCCGAGGATGCTTTGGCTGCCATCGATAACATG AATGATTCCGAGCTGTTTGGACGCACAGTCCGAGTAAATATAGCAGCACCACAGCGCATAAAGGAAGGGTCAACTCGCCCTGTCTGGTCAGAAGATACATGGCTCCAAAAACATGCTGGAGAAACACTGCCTTTAGCCAAAGATGGTGCAGAAGACGAAGCGCAAGAGGTGTCTGTATCTCAGGCTAACATA ATTCCGGCCAAACCTGCAGAGAAACGGAATCCTCAAGTATATTTCGACATAAGTGTCTCAAAGCAGGAACTTGGACGGATAATTATTATGCTACGAGCTGATGTTGTGCCCAAAACTGCTGAGAACTTTAGAGCTTTGTGTACGCACGAGAAAGGGTTTGGGTACCAAGGCAGCAGTTTCCATCGAATAATACCCGATTTT ATGTGTCAAGGTGGAGATTTCACGAATCATAATGGCACTGGTGGAAAATCTATTTATGGGAGAAAATTTGATGACGAAAATTTTACACTCAAGCATTCAGGACCTGGCGTGCTGAGTATGGCTAATTCTGGTCCAAACTCCAATGGGTCTCAGTTTTTCCTCTGCACTGCAAA AACTGATTGGCTAGACGGAAAGCACGTAGTGTTTGGGCACGTCATATCCGGATTGGATTTATTGAAGAAAATAGAAAGATATGGCAGTAAAAGTGGGACAGTTTCTGCCAAAGTAATAATAAGCAATTGTGGcgaattacaataa